Genomic window (Rosa chinensis cultivar Old Blush chromosome 6, RchiOBHm-V2, whole genome shotgun sequence):
GGGGAATGAATTGGCATTTTGGGCATAAGCAACTATCATGATGGCCCATCCATGAGAGTTGAAGTAGTCCCTAAGCGccatttcatcgaacacctgGTGGGCAATGTCTACACTCCGGTTGGTGAGTCGTGATTTTGAAGAAGGAGAAGCAGGCGTCCCTGTCTGCGCGGGAAGGCTGGAAATGGGCCAATCCTTATTGAACTAGTTAGATTTTAGAGGGCCCTAAACACAAACATTTAATAGATTACATAACATTACACATTCATTCatggccatatatatatatgctccgtcaattaaaaacacaaacaatTAAGAGTAGAAACGCAATCGCATACCTGatccatcatttttcttttctactgTTCTTCAGCTCCTGCAAAACATTCTCACCAACATCGCTGACGTCCAATCGCACTTCCCATGGTATGCTGACGGATCCGAAACAAAACTTCTTCATATTGCAGCATCCCCTGATTCTTATAAATTTCACTAGCGGCCATTTGAAATTACATTTGCCTTGCGAAAAGCTTCTGAGATTGGGTAGATTGTGAAGCGACAATTCTGTCAGCTGAGGGAAGATGTTGTCATCCTCTGTTTCTTCATCACcctctgctgctgctgctactaTCTCTTCAATCTTCTCGCAGTTTTCAATCTCTAGTGTTTCGAGCTTGACAAGACCTCTGGCGATTGAAGGGGAGAGCAGAGTTCTGAGATTAGGTAGATTTTTAAGCGACAATTCTGTCAGCTGAGGGAAGATGTTGTCATCCTCTGTTTCTTCATCACcctctgctgctgctgctactaTCTCTTCAATCTTCTCGCAGCCAAAGATACTTAGTGCTTTGAGCTTCACAAGACCTCTGGCGATTGAAGGAGAGAGCAGAGTTCTCAAACTATGACAACCCCCAATTGACATCGCTACTAGACTTCTTAAGACTGGAATCTGCAAGTACGTATATCGAAGTCTGTTAGTCTGGTGAAGTATATAGTCAtttgtcttttctctttcttttgatagaaacatatatatatatataactaaacTAATGTAATGTGATCAGCAAATAATGCTGTGTATCATGACACTAATATTTAATATGGGCCTTTCTAGGTGAACTAATGTGTTTCTCGGTCTCGAAAGAAATTGATGGCCTAAATGAAGCAAGAGTTGAAGTGTAACCGACAAGCAGGAGTaaagagaaactgaagaaagatTATGACCAAGAGAGTAAAAAGAGGACAAAAACGTACCTTGGTGTGGAGCAGCTCACCATGACAAATCTCCTTGAGCCTTGTTGCACCAATGACTACCAGTGACTCCAAGCCGGGAAAGACGGTACTGCGTGGAGTAGCGGGGTTTACACGTGTCACGTCAATCAGATATTCCAGAGCATCACAGCCGTAGAGTTCAAGACAATTCAAGTTTGCAAAATCGAAGACATTCAGAGGATCTGTCAAATTCTTCATGCTTAACACAAACTCGTTAGTTTTGTTTAGCAACCAACTGATATTACTACCCACGAGTGAGCTTGCATCAAGATCGGCAACTCTCAAGTAGTTCTCAGAAGGCGGCGGGACTTCAAATCTCCATAGATTAGTCCATGGATTAGTCCATCCTAAAGAGATCTGAAATCTTTCCAGCTTCTTGCCCAGTACATCGGTTGTCAGCAGAATATCAAGCGGTGGTAGAAAAACAGTTAAACGAGTCAAACCGGACAAGGAAAGTAGTTCTGAAAGTATCCCACTTGTCCAGTCCATGGACTTGGCCCACCTTCTCCTCTCTTCACATTCTTCAAGAAGCCCATTAATCTCCTCTTGGTTGGCTGGTTGTTCAACCGCCAATGTGTTGGTTCTCTTCCACTTGTCCACTTCTTCGGATCCAGCTCTTTCTTCAGCATCCAATTGAGATATCCAATTGGTTGTTTCGGTCGAGACTAGTTTATCAACCACCCAATTGTAAAAGCTTTCCGACATGTACAATTCTTCTAGTCGGGATAAACTTGATATCACACCTGGTGGGATTATTTGAAGCTTCCTACATTCGGACAAATCAAGCAATCTCAGATTAGACAAATTTTTAAATGTATCAGGCAATTGCTTGATGTTGGATTCTCGCAAACTGAGTATCATGAGTGTCCTTAGCTCACCAATGACAGATACATCACACTCCAGATCGCACCCCTCCAGACGCAGTGTTTGAAAGTTTTTCAAAACTGTAACTGATGACACTAGTGACAACATAAGCATTTTGCTGGTTTCTTGAAAAAAACTAGACCACTTGTCCTCCTCAATTATTGCTAGAACCTTGAGATCTTCCATTCTATTGAAAATTGAGGATGGAGGCTCCAATGGAGATTTAACTCTAGATAGATTTCTCAACAATAAAAGCTGACAATGCCCACTGATACTCAGTGAACTGCAATAAATAGATCGCTCAGAAGCACTATCCTTAGGCCAATCCATCAACTTCAAAGTTACTGCTTTGTCTCTCACCACAATTCTCTTTTCAACcccatcatttttcttttctacaaACTCTTCAGAAGCTATATGCATGGCAACATCACGCACCACATCATGCATTCTCACACACTCTGGCACATCGCTCTCTAACAAGAAAAAGCGATTTTTGAGTATCTGAACCAATGTCTCCATACGGTTTCTTCCTTCAACCATTGAATCAATGCCTTTAAAGAGCTTGAGACCGAGCCCATATCTAACCAAATCTTCTATCTCTATATAAGCGCTTTCTTCAAATATGCAACACAGCAAAAAGCATGATTTGGCTTCCTTGCTTGGTAAACATTCATAGCTGAACTTGATTTTGCCATACACATGTTCTATCACTCCTGGAACGTTTTCTGGGCTAGCCTTCTTCAGTTCACT
Coding sequences:
- the LOC112172101 gene encoding probable disease resistance protein At4g27220 isoform X1, translating into MDVILALVQPLAQPLAEWAVKPIRRRLSYVFHYKSNIEHLNEQVVQLREKREGVDLEVKPAQDALMTIDPRVDRWLGEVHRVLEEKDKETCFSEENVAAKAACCNGWLPNIKCRYSLGKKAKKMTEKVDNLLAENLGTIAHPASHPEVEFQPGSNFHEGASSSAGTSTQEQPPASVGKIINFDSRITTIRDVTEALKGDQFNPIIICGMGGIGKTTLMGQVFDKAKEEGLFDEYTKATLSLDKAPDVIQIQGELAEYLGKNIFEDEKERGPRASKLRARLSQGSKKILVMLDNVSTTTPDFLWDIGIPLSCKLLVTSRQQDLFKDMDTRKNFPIHGLPDTDAWSLFKKTAGSSIESDRELEVVAKEVLKECAGLPIAISTVGTALKGENIAVWTNALSELKKASPENVPGVIEHVYGKIKFSYECLPSKEAKSCFLLCCIFEESAYIEIEDLVRYGLGLKLFKGIDSMVEGRNRMETLVQILKNRFFLLESDVPECVRMHDVVRDVAMHIASEEFVEKKNDGVEKRIVVRDKAVTLKLMDWPKDSASERSIYCSSLSISGHCQLLLLRNLSRVKSPLEPPSSIFNRMEDLKVLAIIEEDKWSSFFQETSKMLMLSLVSSVTVLKNFQTLRLEGCDLECDVSVIGELRTLMILSLRESNIKQLPDTFKNLSNLRLLDLSECRKLQIIPPGVISSLSRLEELYMSESFYNWVVDKLVSTETTNWISQLDAEERAGSEEVDKWKRTNTLAVEQPANQEEINGLLEECEERRRWAKSMDWTSGILSELLSLSGLTRLTVFLPPLDILLTTDVLGKKLERFQISLGWTNPWTNLWRFEVPPPSENYLRVADLDASSLVGSNISWLLNKTNEFVLSMKNLTDPLNVFDFANLNCLELYGCDALEYLIDVTRVNPATPRSTVFPGLESLVVIGATRLKEICHGELLHTKIPVLRSLVAMSIGGCHSLRTLLSPSIARGLVKLKALSIFGCEKIEEIVAAAAEGDEETEDDNIFPQLTELSLKNLPNLRTLLSPSIARGLVKLETLEIENCEKIEEIVAAAAEGDEETEDDNIFPQLTELSLHNLPNLRSFSQGKCNFKWPLVKFIRIRGCCNMKKFCFGSVSIPWEVRLDVSDVGENVLQELKNSRKEK